The following nucleotide sequence is from Eschrichtius robustus isolate mEscRob2 chromosome 10, mEscRob2.pri, whole genome shotgun sequence.
AAAGATGTAGCCGGGAGGCTCAGGGTATGAAGCCAGGCACCTGCTCATTGCCTTAGGAGTAAAGCTGATGGTATATGTGGTGTGGCCCTCCACAGGGATATCTCCTCGGGGGCCAGACCAGGGGGGCTTACAGCTTTTGGTAGTGATGGGAGGGCAGGGCACATAGTGGGCTCGTGTGGTGGTCAGGCAGTCCAAGGGCTCGGTGGGAAGGTTGAGCTGGGGGATGGGCTTGACTGGCTCGGTCTGCATGCTGGCCCACTGCTTATAGTCCTCTTTGGTCGTCGTGGAGCTTTCAAAGCGGCCACCCTTCTTGACCGAGAGCACCGGTCGGTAGGACTGAGCTGGGGCACCCTTAGGGTACGTGTAGTGGGCCCGCACTGTCGTCAGAAGGTCCATCTTTTCTTCAGGAGCAACAAAGGTGGCGGGAGCTTTGGAGAACATCTGGGGCGTTGGCCAAGCTTGGTACTTATCTCGAAATTCGGTGGTGTTAGAGAATGGCGTGTCTAGGGCACTAGGCCTGGCTGGAGGTTTCAAGCTCTTGGCTGGCTCTCCCATCAGGCCCCGGTATGACTCATTGTGAGTGGTAAGGCTTTCAATGGGGATTTCACAGGGTCTGAACTTCTCCGGCTCATACACATAGCGTTTCTCCATGGGGTGGGCCATGTAGCTCATCTTGTAGTTTGTCAGATCCTCCAGGGGGATGTTACAGAGCTTGAGTGCGGCCGGAGGCTTACAGCTCATGGTGTTCACCAGGCCCTTCATGGAGTAGTCATCCTGGTGTGTGGTTCGGCTATCAAACTTGGTGGACGCCGGCCGGTGGTTGCGTGGCAGACGAAGCAGTTCTCGTCTTGGTTGGTTCCAGGGTAAATAATCAGctgaaaataaagcagaagtgGTAATCACTCATAAATCCAGTCACTCAACCTGCATGTATTCCAAGAAGCCCCAAAGCCACAAGCCAATCTCCAGTGAGATGTTCCCTGAGACAAAGAACAGAGTAGATCCCTGCTACCACCTCAACCAAGGCCTTGGTGTTCCAACTTTGTGGTATTTGAGGGCTACTGTGCAGAAGAGACAAATTTATAGGAGTCTCATCATACCCACAATGCTGCATGCAGGGATTTTAGAGGGTCCACGGCCATGGGAGGATCCAGGGAATCGATTCCAACAGAGAAGTCCAACCGGTGGTTTACCCTGATCCAAGAACAGTTCCACTCCTCTAAGGGGAAGGTGGCCTCTGTGAATCAGCAAAGAGTGACTGGGAAGGTGCATGCAGGGCAGTGAGACAGGGGATTCACAACCCACCACTGCTGGGCCACCAGCCAGACCTACCAGGCCTCCCTGGTCATCTGTGGAGTGACAGCCATTAAGTCCCTATAATCCACACAAATCAAATATGGCACTCCAAGGGAATAAGGGCATTGTGTTGGCTAGCCAACTCTGAATCCACAGGGAATTCTCTTGCCTACAAGAGAATTTACCTCTTGCCTACAAGAGgtttttacaaagaaaacaaaagcagcttCCCAGGAGTCTTTGAGGTGTATAGCCAACACCAGTGGAGTCCACAGGCACACTTTCTTtaaccagctttattgaggtataatttgtgtaacataaaatgtaccatcctTCATACACAATTCAATAACTtctacagagttgtgcaactatctATAATCAAAATCTAGTTATACtgagtcaccttgctgtacagcagaaattaacacaacattgtaaatcaactatacttcaataaaaaaataaattttaaaaatctatttgtaaaacatttccatcaaccCAAAAAGTATCAATCAATCCCATCTGCAATCTTCATTCCCATCCCTGGGCAACCATTAATCAGTTCTTGGTCTCTATAAATGTGCctttttctggacatttcctataaatagAATTGCACAATAGGTAATGTTTTGCATCGGCTTCATTCACTAAGCAAGTAATGGAGGTTTATCCCTGTCATAGCATATATcagttcactcctttttattgttgaatagtaCTAGAGTATATGGATAtaccaaattttgtttatccattcatcagttgatgggcatttgagttgttttcaccttttggctattatgcaaatttctgctatgaacattgatagACAAGTATTTGTGTggatatatcttttcatttctcttacatAGATACCAAGAAGCAGAATTGATAGGTTATATGTTAAATCTATGTTAACTTTTCAGGATAttgcaaactcttccaaagtgggCGTGccactttacattcctaccagcaatgtatgaagcttctcatttctccacatcttcaacacttgttattatggtttgttttttaattatagaCATTCTGTAGTGGGTGTTTAGTGGTATCTCGTcgtattttaatttacatttccctgatgactaaaaaTGTTGAGTATCTCTatatgtgcttattagccattcatgtgtcttttttggtaaaatatctacccaaatcttttgcccattttttaaaaacagttgtttgtcttatttttgagttataagagttatttgcatattctagatacaagtccaatagcagatatgtgatttgtaaatattttttcccggTCTATCActtatcatttcattttcttgcttgtATCTCTTGAAGCACACAGAGGCTTTGAATTTTCATAAAGTTCAGTTTTTTCCCTATGTCTTAGcctaaaagatttaaaattttagcttttacatttaggtctctaacactttttgagttaattttttagtgTGGCGTGAAGTAAGGCCTAAGCTCACTtttctgcatgtggatatctaatATGTCAGCACCATTTGTCAAAAAGACAAATTTTCAGCTCTTTTGGTTTGATTTTCACATATAACATTTAGGATCACTTTGCCAATTTCtgcaacaacaagaacaacaagcctgctggaattttgataggaatagcattaaatctataaataaatttGGGTGGAACTGTATCTTAACTGTATTGAATCTTCCAGTCTATGAACATGGACTCTCGCTACCTGTTTCCATATTATTTCTCTCAGCACTATTTTGtacttttcagtgtacaagtcttacatttatttttttaaatttattacaaacattttattcattttgaggtTATTATGAAAACTgtcttcttaattttgttttcagattttcaatgctaatatatattttttcaatgctAGTTTTTATATATTGCTCTTCAACACTGACACATTGATGAATTCATTCTAGTAGGGtttttgtggattctttaggATTATCTTAACTGAGAATaaagacagatttacttcttcctttctaatctagatgcatttatttatttgtttttcttgcattactgcactggctagaacctccactacaatgttgaataaaagaggtGAGAACTGCTATCCTAGCCATGTTCccaatcttagggggaaagcattcagtctttccacattaagtatgatgttagctacagGGGTTTTTGTGGAAGCACTTTCAGgctgaggaagtttccttctattcctagtttcttGAGAGCTTTTATGGGTATCAGATCTTGTCAAATGCTTTATCTGTGGCTTTCAATCATGTAGGTTTGTCTTTTACCTTATTAATATagtatattacattaattgatttgctgatgttaaaccaatcttgcactcctggaataaaccccacagTTTTATAATTATTGGTTCTGTAACTGTCTTTTAATTTAGAGAAAAGTATATATTTACCTATATAAGCAGTTTTATCAGTGCTCTTTATTCTTTGCATGGATTTGTGTTAACATtcagtattattttcttttagccGGAAGGacttcctttattatttcttgtaaggcaagtCAGTGAGCTACAAATTCACCCAgtctttgtttatctgggaatatattttcccatcattttttttttaacatcttcattggattataattgcttaacagtgttgtgttagtttctgctgtataacaaagtgaatcagctatatgtatacatatatcctcatatccccaccccttgcgtctccctcccaccctctctatcccacccctctaggtggtcacaaagcactgagctgatctccctgtgctatgcagctgcttcccactagctagttattttacatttggtggtgtctATACGTCTATGCCACTTTCTCACCTAGTTTCCCATCATTTGTGAAGCATAATCTTTAATagttatagaattcttggttgacaggtttttttttttttcctgtcagtaCTTTGAGTATGTCACACcactgtttctgatgagaagttagTTAGTTATTGTTGccatttccttgtatgttataagttgtttctcttttgcttttttccaaATCTTTGGCTTTCAACAATTTGACTGTTATGTGAATAGGGGTGGATCTCCTTGCATTTATTCTCTTTGGATTGTGCTTCTTGGATGTgcatattaatatttttcatcaaatttaacAGTTTTgacaattaaatatttttctgccccttcttcttctgggcctCCCATTATCTGTCTGTTGGTACACTTAATGGTATCTCACAAGTCTCCGAGttcatttttctcaattttttctcattcttcagATTGGATAATCTCTACTGAGACCTCCATTTTCATGGATTCTTTCTTCTGTCAGCTCAAATCTGCTATTAAGCACCTctaatgaatttttttattttgattattgtcCTTCCAATTGCAGAGTTTTCATTCAATTATTTTTAGGATTTCCCATTATAGTATTCTCTATTTGATTGGAAATTGTTGTtatatttccctttatttctttaagcATGGTTTCCTGTTGTTCTTTGAACACATTTATAATAGCTACTTTGAAATATCTGTCTGCTAGGTCTAACATCTGGGCCTCTTCAGAGATAGTTTCTATTAACTGCTTTTTTCCTGGATCACACttccctgtttctttttatgcctcatcatttttttgttaaaaactcAACACTTTGGACAATATGCCGCAGCAACCCTGGATTCTGATCTTCCACTGGGAATAGTTTTTGCTGTTTGTTTAGTGACCTGTCTCAGTAATTCTACAGAGTCTTATCTCCCCTGCAATGTGCAGCCACTGAtgtttttgttgagttttttctttttaattgattttatttttaagcctaGGTTCCTAAGAGCCACCCTCTATCAGCATAGTTTAGCAATCAGCCTATGATTAACCAGAAGTTACACTTAATCACCTTAAGCCACTAAGGCTTTCACCATTTGCTAATGGATCTGTGTGTGGGTTGGAGAACATAGTCAAAGATCAGGCAGTTAACAAGTCTTCCCCGGCTTTTATTTTCTGCTGGGCTGTCTCTTGTCTCCTCTGCACATGCACCAGGCATCATATTCAGCCAGGAAAGATGAGTAAATAACTAGACCCTTTCTCTGATCTCTTGAGCCTGCACACTGCCTTGCCCATATGCACAGTCTTCCAGACCACCAGGAATATGTATGAGCTTATCAAGGCCTACTCTGTGTCTGTCTCATTCTCTGGATCCCTTTGGTAAATTTCTGACTGTTCTACTGGACTGTTGCTTGCTTCAAGTAGTACTGCAACCTCAGACTAACTGCAGAAGTTGTCTTCCCTGGTTGTTTTGCCATTAATATCACTATTGTTTTTATTGGAATGCCTGGGTATGTACTTTACTCCAATCAGCCCCCATTGGCAGCAGAGCGTCTGGTTTTCACAGCCCAGCCTGCCCAGGCAGAACTACCACACAGATGGAActtgggggaggggtgatggAAGCAGCCCCAGGATAAAACACCACACACCCCCACTGTTCATAACAAGGTTTAGtagtttttcttgaataaatggttCTCAATTTGTTGTATGCCTTTGGTTGATTTCCAGAGTCCTAAAATGGTTGGTTTTTACTATTTTGTTGCTTTTTGGGAAGAGAATTTGTCAAGCTCCTCACTCTACCACTCTGTAAGGCCTGACATACCCACCCCCCCAGGCACACTCTTAAGCTTATTTTAGGCTAATAATACTACcaactatttattttaaattggctTCATTTTAATTGAAAACCTAATCTTTCTCCAAGAGCCATTAATGGCTCTATCAGCATCTTGAAAGCATTAGGGGGCCTTAGAGGGAACCATCTCGCTGAATATAAACCACATGTTTCCCCCTCAGACTTTAAGCCTCACTGAAATGGGGGCATCTACCTGTAGATGCCTACACACTGCCTCAAGGTGCATGGCGGTGGGTAGGACAGGGTTTTCTGGCCCTCCTCTGTGATGGATGAAGTGTTAAGAAAACAGGTTCCTAAACTGAAAGTTGCCTCATGTGATTTCTGATACCCAACAATACAGTTGAAACCACATTATTATCTAACCTCCTAACTTCCTCCACCCAGCATATATTACAAAAAACCTCCACAGGACCCTGAAAACCTCAGAATTGCACATGACAAACGATTCACACGCCTGAAAAGCCACCAGTAAAAGCCCTTCAGGGCCAGAGTGTCATGTGCATAATTGGCAAGAACCTCTTTAAAAGAGATTCCATTCAATaatgtgcctttaaaaaaaaaaaaacaaaaaaaaaacaaaaaacttagctAAACCTAAAGCTGAGTATCAACTAATTACACTCTCAATCTTTCCAATTGCACAGTGTTTTGAAAATGTCAAAATTACAACCAAATGCTACTGGAGCATATATTACAGGTGGTTTTCTGGAGCCCAGGGAAGGCGCTGGCCATAAGAGTAGTAAGAGAAAACTTTGAATATTTTTCCTATGGAACGATAGTAAGCAGAGCATATAGACATAATATAGATGCACCCattgaaatacatatatttaatgaccttggtctttgatttcttttttccacaAGAGAAACAAGTCATCAAATGAGTGATAAACCAAGAGATAAGGCAAGGATGTGGACCCTCGAAGATGCATGAGGTTGTGCAGGACCAACCAAAGGGCAGAGTAAATGTCATGGGTCTTCTCTAACCTTCACTCCTGCTCTTGGCCTGCACCCACAGAGTAACAGACCTGGTGGGGATTTGTGCAAATCTAATGCCAAACGGTGTCACCTGGAGCCCTTGTAAACAGTGATCCAGAACAATTCGTTCATTTATTCCCTCACTAAACACATCTTTGTTGCCGCATCTCCGGTGCTAAAAACTGTGAGTACATGTTTGGCATTCAAGATCAAGTTTTGGAAGCCACTATATCATAGAGgagtaatggaaaaaataaaccacTGAGATTATATGATATGGCAAGTATTATTCAAAAAACTAGTAAGACACATAGGTCACAAACTGACAACTATAGGTGAATTCTAATgacaaatatgttttctttgactACAaactgatttgtttctttttaaacctgAATTTCAGAGGAGAACTATGAAATCCACCCTCAAGTACATATGTAGCCAGAATAAAACCAAagggtcgggacttccctggtggtaccgtggttaagaatctgcctgccaatgcaggggacacgggtttgatccctggtcagggaagatcccacatgccatggagcaactaagcctgtgtgccacaactactgagcctgtgctctacagccagcaagccacaactactggagcccatgcaccacaactactgaagcccacacgcctagagcccgtgctccacgacaagagaagccacggcaatgagaagcccacacactgcaacgaagagtagcccacactcaccgcaactagagaaagcccatgtgcagcaacaaagacccaacacagccaaaaattttttaaaaaaagaaaaaaaagaatctgcctgccaatgaaggggacatgagttcaatccctgggccaggaagatcccacatgccgcagagcaactaagcccgtgcaccacaactactgagcctgcatgccgcaactactgagcccacatgctgcaactactgaagcccacgcacctagagcctgtgctccgccacaagagaaaccaccgcaatgagaatcccgtgcaccccagcgaagagtagcccccgctcaccgcaactagagaaagcccgcgcacggcaaccaagacccaacgcagacaaaaataaattaaaaaaaaaaaacccaaagggtCTAAGCATGCCTGGTTCAGAAGAGTACTGTTGCTACTTCACTGGTATACATTCATTAAATACGTGTAAGTAGATAGCAGTTAACAGGTGCCAgaagtttaagaaaaataaaagagaagaagaTAGGGTTTTCTCAATCTTAACTTTCTCAGTAGGGAAAAGTCAGCCATGATTCAGTTTTAGCAGCGGAATATTGTTCTCTGGTTTGCAGAGGGCAATTTGAGACGTAACTGTTTGGAGAAGGGGAGGAATATGGGAGAGCTGGAGGTAGGAGAGATTAAAACTTAAGTATtagattgttgttttttttttctgtgtgttgaTTTTGAGGGGTGAGTATTCTGTGGAAGTGGGGGGACTTTCCTTAAAATAACACCACTAGGCTACTCCATCCTTGCCAACCCCTAAGGAAAGCAAGGAGCATTTCTCACCCCTAGACCTCTCCTTGCACGTAGGGCAAGGCGGGGAAGGAAAACTGAGCTGAGCAGGCAGTTGTTCTGAAGAATCTCTAACTATTCCAAGATTTGTAAATCCAGGCAGCCCATAGGGAGGATGTAGAAAGTAGAGGATGTAGTTGGATGAGCCCTACCaagtccctgccccctcccccggtGAAGGTAAGTGCTCACTCCGGCTTTGTTTTTTCCTGCTGCCCAGTGTCCATTTTTGGCCCTCCTGTAAACACTGGATGAAAAGGGAGACAAACGAGCCCTGCAGAGGCCTGAGTGCCACCCCACCACATGCCTGGTTGTGCTGACCCCTTAGTAAAACATCTGCTATGGTGCCTGCTTTGTTGAGGGTAACGGGCAAAGAAAAAGATCCGTGCCCTCCAGGAGCTTGCAGTCTAGCCAAGGAGACAAATGttaaacaaaattacaaaatgaattacaaaacaaggGAGTACAAGACACTCTTAGAGCACCTAACAGGGTGTGTTTGGTCTGGCACGGGGGGAAGGTCTGGGACTCCCTCTCAAGGTGTGAACCTTCCGCCACTCGCTGAAGGATGATGCTGGACCGGAGACAGGAGGACAGCTCTCTAAAGAGGGAAGAGCCGTGCAAAATGCCCTgagacagaaaagaaatggagcaAAGGAACTGAAAGAAGTTCCTGTGGCCGGAGCAGAGGGGCTCAGGGAGAAGGAACCAAATCTGCAAGGAAGCAGAGGAGTTGGTAAAGGTGTGGGATTTTATCCTAACAACCATAATAATTACTTAAGGAGTTTTAGGCAGAGGTCATGTGAGACTGCCATCTGCAAAAGCCCTCTCTGCTTCCATTCTGTGGATGACGGAGATGAGCTGACAAGGTCGAAGTGATGCTCAGGCCCATGTCCAGGTGTAGACATGGAGAAGACAGGGTTCGGTTGCTGCTAGGAGGAAGCAACCGCAGGACAGAAGAGAGGGAGTAAGAGACGGGCTGCAGCGATATAACGTGGAATAGGCTGTATGATGACAGGCACAGGTGGGGCTGATGCTGAGAAGGAAGGTTGAGGCATCAGTGGGCTGGAGATCCCAGTGAAGCCAAGGACTGCCAAGGTGGGCGTAAATAGGGGAGCAAGCCAGAAGGACCCGATGGTGGAGGGCGCGAAGGTGGAGCCATGTAGGGGTATGACAATATCCAGAATGTAGCTTGGCAGAAGGCGGCTACAGAAGAGTGGAAGAGGACGACACTGAAGGTAAGAAAGTAAAAggacgcgcgcacacacacacacacacacacacactcacacacacaaagaaagaaaaagcagagaagcTCAGCCACATGCAGAATCTTCAAGAATAATAGATTTAGAGCTCCTGGAAGGGCTTCAGGAAGATTCCTACACCCCCTCaagcctccccacctccccttggCCAAGTGTTTGGCATGGCTAAGTAAAAGCCATTATCATGACAATCACATAGACACCCACAGACATGTGACAGGAACAGTTTAGCACATACTTTTAAGGCAGCCACGTGCATCGTAAGCAGCAAAGGTAATGGTCACAAAGCAGGCCTCCATCCCCAAGGTCTCAGCCCTGCGGCCCGTGCTCCACGGAGTGAGCGACACGCTGCCTGCGCTACCACACCCGCCACTCCAAACCCTCTCTCTCCTACTAGACCATGAAGTCAAGGGCAGGTCGTTACGCTTCCTTCACAGTTCCCAATACCATGCCTGGAATGCAGGAGGTGCTCAATGAAGAACGCAGTCGTCCCATTAAAATGAAGTTGAAAACTGGCAAAACTAATTTATGAAGTTAAAAGTCAGCATAATGGTTCTATCCTGGGTGGAAATGGTAACTGGAAGGGAGTATCAATGCTATATGTCTTGATCTGCATCCTGTTTCCACGTGTATTTACTTAAAATTCACTGGTCTGTATCATTAtgtatttgtacattttttctgtatgttactttttcataatttttttaatgaaccaaTCAATCAGTCAGTGGTGGAACCCAACTAAGCTTAAACTTGAAACGCTTCCCTCATATAGGATGGGAACAGCAAGCTGAGGCAGGGGTTGGCAGGTATTTTCTGTAAGCGGCCAGATATTAAATGTGTTAGACCTCGCatgccatatggtctctgtctcaGCTCCTCAGCTTTGCTGCTGTAGCACAAACGTAGCCATAGATAACAGAGAAAccaaatgggtgtggctgtgttccagcaAAACACAGTCATGATACTGAACTTTGAATTTCACTTACTATCCACATGTTCTAAAGTAAtagtctttttctcattttttttaagcattcaaaaatttaaaaagcattcttAGCTCCCTAGCTGTACAGAAACAGGCTGCAGGCCAGATCTGGCTACAAAAAGTACTCTgcccagcactatttacaatagccaggacatggaagcaacctaagtgtccatcgacagatgaatgcataaagaagatgtggcacatatatacaatggaatattactcagccataaatagaaacgaaattgagttattggtagtgaggtgg
It contains:
- the SAXO1 gene encoding stabilizer of axonemal microtubules 1 — translated: MEVNYVGGGVGPGVDAAADKLCDLGQKLGVPPSQCPHLPDEAEGRHHCPHLPTKIYDKTEKPCLFSEYTGNYPLYHSYLPRESFKPKLEYQKGCTPMEGLTTSRRDFGPHKVLPVKIHQPDPFVPSGENMDLLTSYKQDYNPYPVSRVDPIKPRDSKYPCGDKMECLPTYKADYLPWNQPRRELLRLPRNHRPASTKFDSRTTHQDDYSMKGLVNTMSCKPPAALKLCNIPLEDLTNYKMSYMAHPMEKRYVYEPEKFRPCEIPIESLTTHNESYRGLMGEPAKSLKPPARPSALDTPFSNTTEFRDKYQAWPTPQMFSKAPATFVAPEEKMDLLTTVRAHYTYPKGAPAQSYRPVLSVKKGGRFESSTTTKEDYKQWASMQTEPVKPIPQLNLPTEPLDCLTTTRAHYVPCPPITTKSCKPPWSGPRGDIPVEGHTTYTISFTPKAMSRCLASYPEPPGYIFEETDALGHRIYRPVSQTGSRRSSRLSVGDSENPNQQELTVPA